A region from the Bacteroidales bacterium genome encodes:
- a CDS encoding IPT/TIG domain-containing protein has product MKKTTTYFIILPALLLSVALIFSSCKKDTDGSPEANPGNPVFQSVSPTEAPGGTVVTVSGTGLGDIRSIVFSNNEVPAGVTSTLNTDTHILFRVPDTAYGGNQNIVITNSEGKSITVPFKVIALPIVSTAWPGDFQAGSTVTLTGNNLDDVTDVVIDGTSDAATIISKERKKLVIQMPASDVINGKLKITNLSGTSVTTQVFINVDKAVQVFTDELKNGFESWSWGGVYEASAEAFVTGTKSMKAAYDAGGWGGLQMGNPGSVDASACRYLTFWAKGADVDFDVQVTVNWGPWYVFTVPANTWTYFKVDLLTAGWSGLNAVNNVTFQIMGAEKTFYFDNIMFIKE; this is encoded by the coding sequence ATGAAAAAGACAACAACATATTTTATCATTCTTCCTGCCCTGCTACTTTCAGTTGCTTTGATTTTCAGCAGCTGCAAGAAAGACACCGATGGCAGTCCAGAAGCGAATCCCGGAAATCCGGTATTCCAAAGTGTATCTCCTACTGAAGCTCCCGGAGGAACGGTTGTGACAGTTTCCGGAACAGGCCTTGGAGATATCCGAAGCATTGTTTTCAGTAATAATGAAGTACCTGCCGGGGTTACATCCACCCTCAATACAGATACTCATATCCTTTTCAGGGTGCCGGATACTGCCTATGGTGGAAATCAGAATATTGTCATCACCAATAGTGAAGGGAAATCCATTACTGTTCCCTTTAAGGTAATTGCACTTCCTATTGTTTCAACTGCATGGCCAGGTGATTTCCAGGCTGGATCTACTGTCACTCTTACCGGAAATAACCTGGATGATGTTACAGATGTTGTAATTGATGGAACTTCTGATGCTGCTACCATCATTTCGAAAGAACGTAAGAAACTTGTAATCCAGATGCCGGCTTCCGATGTAATCAATGGGAAACTGAAGATTACAAATTTATCAGGTACATCTGTAACGACACAGGTATTCATTAATGTGGATAAAGCTGTTCAGGTATTCACCGATGAACTAAAGAATGGATTCGAGAGTTGGTCGTGGGGTGGCGTATATGAAGCTTCTGCTGAAGCTTTTGTTACTGGAACCAAATCAATGAAAGCCGCATACGATGCCGGCGGTTGGGGTGGCCTTCAGATGGGAAATCCCGGATCTGTTGATGCATCTGCCTGTCGTTATTTAACCTTCTGGGCTAAAGGTGCTGATGTAGATTTTGATGTTCAGGTTACAGTGAACTGGGGGCCATGGTATGTATTTACTGTTCCCGCAAATACCTGGACTTACTTTAAAGTCGATCTGCTAACTGCCGGTTGGTCTGGTTTGAATGCTGTCAACAATGTAACATTCCAGATCATGGGAGCAGAAAAGACCTTCTATTTTGATAACATAATGTTTATCAAAGAGTAA
- a CDS encoding DUF5110 domain-containing protein has product MIMVSAIILILSCQFKPYEITGNGVLVKIRKTDKKQGFQMKLEVVSDQIIHVKAVPGNSFSDRESLMILADSIKTVPFQCTKEGNELLLETKALIAKVNLTTGEIIYTDTSGKVILAEKQGGGKSFNPVTVQEDEGYSIGQVFESPENEALYGLGENQTGFLNLKGKDAELFQYNSVAVVPFIVSSQNYGILWDNNSRTWFGDTREFEELSTLKLYDKSGSEGHLTATYKQKKDSSKIIISRTEKEISYQFIKDLIKFPEGLVLGDALIEWEGDIEADITGEHKFMFTSAGYAKLWFDNKLILDRWRQCWNTVSTRFTLPLEAGKKHHLKVEWIPDGNESYIALKHLTPQPAVEQNRISLTSEIGDQIDYYFMAGKNADEVIHHYRTLTGKAPIMPKWAMGYWQSRERYKTQDEILETMREFRKRNIPIDNIVLDWFYWKADRWGDHEFDPTRFPDPDKMIKTLHDSLNAHFMISVWPKFYKGTSNYAEMEKNGWLYMKNINNNQKDWVGYVSTFYDAFNAQARETYWKDVNKKLFSKGVDAWWMDATEPDIHSNLSIPERQDMMHPTALGSGARYFNAYPLVHASGVYDGQRKENPSQRVFILTRSAFAGMQRYAASTWSGDIAASWTDMKGQIPAGLNFSISGLPYWTMDIGGFAVENRYYDAKGETLEEWREQMCRWHQFGAFCPLFRSHGQYPFREVFNLAPETHPVYKAIVDANKIRYRLMPYIYTIAAETYFSDYTMMRPLIMDFPNDSRSFNIDDQFMFGPHLLICPVTEYKARSREVYLPEGTGWFNLFTGKFSEGGNTILADAPLSNIPVYIKEGSVLPWGPEIQYAMEDTDQPLTICIFAGKNGSFTLYEDEGVNYQYEKGHYSKIKFSYDDAGRKLQIDKREGSFPGMKTNRKFNLVIIDKNKPTSLFPEPKPLKTIEYSGEAMNIQL; this is encoded by the coding sequence ATGATTATGGTTTCTGCAATCATTCTAATTTTATCATGCCAGTTTAAACCCTATGAAATTACCGGAAACGGTGTATTGGTTAAAATAAGGAAAACCGATAAAAAACAAGGGTTTCAAATGAAACTTGAAGTGGTTTCTGATCAGATCATTCATGTTAAAGCGGTTCCCGGCAATAGTTTCTCCGACCGTGAAAGCCTGATGATTCTTGCTGATTCAATAAAAACAGTTCCCTTTCAATGTACAAAGGAAGGTAATGAGCTGCTACTCGAAACCAAAGCACTCATCGCTAAAGTGAATCTTACTACAGGAGAAATAATTTATACTGATACAAGCGGCAAAGTAATACTTGCTGAAAAACAGGGCGGTGGAAAATCATTTAATCCTGTTACAGTTCAGGAAGATGAGGGATATTCAATCGGACAGGTATTTGAATCGCCCGAAAATGAGGCACTTTATGGTTTAGGTGAAAACCAGACCGGTTTCCTGAATCTGAAAGGCAAGGATGCTGAGTTGTTTCAATACAATTCCGTTGCGGTTGTTCCATTTATTGTTTCTTCTCAAAACTATGGAATTCTATGGGACAATAACAGCAGGACCTGGTTTGGCGATACCCGTGAATTCGAAGAATTATCCACTTTAAAATTATATGATAAATCTGGTTCAGAAGGACATCTTACTGCCACCTATAAACAGAAAAAGGATAGCTCGAAAATCATAATAAGCAGGACTGAAAAGGAAATCTCCTACCAGTTTATAAAGGATTTAATAAAATTCCCCGAAGGCCTTGTTCTGGGCGATGCCCTGATTGAATGGGAAGGCGATATTGAAGCAGATATAACAGGTGAACACAAATTCATGTTTACGTCTGCCGGATACGCAAAACTTTGGTTTGACAATAAGCTGATTCTCGATCGCTGGCGTCAGTGCTGGAATACGGTGAGTACCCGTTTCACACTACCTCTTGAAGCAGGGAAAAAACATCATCTGAAAGTGGAATGGATTCCTGATGGAAATGAGTCTTATATCGCCTTAAAACATTTAACTCCTCAGCCTGCAGTTGAACAGAACAGGATCAGTTTAACCTCTGAAATTGGTGATCAGATCGATTACTATTTTATGGCTGGTAAAAATGCTGATGAAGTTATCCATCATTACCGCACACTAACCGGGAAAGCTCCCATCATGCCTAAATGGGCGATGGGTTACTGGCAGAGCCGTGAAAGATATAAAACACAGGATGAGATTCTTGAAACCATGCGCGAATTCCGGAAAAGAAATATTCCAATCGACAACATAGTCCTGGATTGGTTCTACTGGAAGGCGGACCGCTGGGGTGACCATGAGTTTGACCCTACCCGCTTCCCCGATCCTGATAAAATGATAAAAACCCTGCATGACTCCCTGAATGCTCATTTTATGATTTCTGTATGGCCTAAATTCTATAAAGGGACTTCCAACTATGCCGAGATGGAAAAGAATGGCTGGCTTTACATGAAAAACATAAACAATAACCAGAAAGACTGGGTCGGCTATGTTTCAACCTTCTATGATGCCTTTAATGCTCAAGCCAGGGAAACCTACTGGAAAGACGTGAATAAAAAGCTTTTCAGCAAAGGAGTTGATGCCTGGTGGATGGATGCAACAGAGCCTGATATTCATTCTAATTTATCCATTCCTGAGCGACAGGATATGATGCATCCTACAGCATTGGGATCCGGAGCCCGTTATTTTAATGCCTATCCCCTTGTTCATGCCTCAGGAGTTTACGATGGACAGAGGAAGGAGAATCCTTCTCAGAGGGTGTTCATCCTTACACGGTCAGCATTTGCAGGGATGCAAAGGTATGCAGCCTCTACCTGGAGCGGTGATATTGCAGCCAGCTGGACCGATATGAAAGGACAAATCCCTGCAGGTCTGAATTTCAGTATCTCCGGTTTACCCTATTGGACCATGGATATTGGGGGCTTTGCTGTGGAAAACAGGTATTATGATGCCAAAGGAGAAACCCTTGAAGAGTGGAGGGAACAAATGTGCCGCTGGCATCAGTTCGGGGCCTTCTGCCCGCTATTCAGGTCGCATGGACAATATCCTTTCAGGGAAGTTTTCAACCTGGCACCTGAAACACATCCGGTTTACAAAGCTATCGTTGATGCCAATAAAATCCGCTATAGGTTAATGCCCTATATTTATACAATTGCTGCAGAAACCTATTTCAGCGACTACACGATGATGCGCCCGTTAATCATGGATTTTCCAAATGATTCTAGAAGCTTTAATATTGATGATCAGTTTATGTTTGGTCCTCATTTACTGATCTGCCCGGTTACTGAGTATAAGGCTAGAAGCAGGGAAGTTTACCTGCCTGAAGGTACAGGATGGTTTAATTTATTTACAGGCAAATTCAGTGAAGGGGGAAATACCATCCTGGCCGATGCACCGCTCAGTAACATACCGGTTTATATTAAGGAAGGTTCCGTTTTGCCCTGGGGCCCGGAGATTCAATATGCGATGGAAGATACTGATCAGCCCCTGACTATATGCATCTTTGCCGGGAAGAATGGGAGTTTTACTCTATATGAAGATGAAGGCGTGAATTATCAATATGAAAAGGGGCATTATTCCAAAATCAAATTCAGCTATGATGATGCCGGCAGAAAACTGCAGATTGATAAACGCGAAGGTAGTTTCCCCGGAATGAAGACAAACAGGAAGTTTAACCTGGTGATCATTGATAAGAATAAGCCCACATCGCTTTTCCCGGAGCCTAAACCATTGAAAACCATAGAATATTCAGGAGAAGCTATGAACATACAGTTATAG
- a CDS encoding RagB/SusD family nutrient uptake outer membrane protein, translating into MKRKLIYIFLVLVFGVVSCSKDFTEKTSLTSVSIDNSYNTADEVRATTSTLYSGLPWAGFMSRGLDDIGDVMAGNSHSYEGNGDYRAFVEFSQSAATPLVQYCWTSFYKVGGWAASFLRAFEMKKTLGGDPEILDPAIAECRFMLGVTYFYIGRAFGDAPIIDDPGKIALEGDYNLPKYYKEDVLKYAIEQMTLAEKDLPETDVPGRVTKSSAKAYLAKMYLYVKDYTNAAIKANEVIGSGKYDLVSSESYATMFNSSTMNNNIESIFSIQYQLTGNPWGAGNQLQCDRGPSNLNTSESSMWELFRPSIDFVRNAFETGDVRRAATIMEHGWSKPDWKPQTADPAYNEFMANGYKYDTVTTSPAKAGSATGANIAKYVVGPGMSYGGEQVLGMNTGQNFMMMRFSDVLLIYAEAILAGNASTSDGAALDAFNRVRTRAGLPSKSSITLDEIMRERRVEFAFEGDYWYDIQRQGFAKAKQIIEAQDRGTVTTPLHVTFTENYMHLPIPASEILQDPELAKDPIHYYGGK; encoded by the coding sequence ATGAAGCGTAAATTAATATATATCTTTCTTGTACTGGTGTTTGGAGTGGTATCCTGTTCAAAGGATTTTACCGAAAAGACGTCCCTGACCAGTGTTTCTATTGACAACTCTTACAATACGGCGGATGAGGTGCGGGCAACCACCAGCACATTATATTCGGGATTACCATGGGCGGGATTTATGAGCCGCGGATTAGATGATATCGGTGATGTTATGGCAGGAAACTCTCATAGCTATGAAGGGAATGGAGATTACCGCGCATTCGTGGAATTCTCGCAATCAGCAGCCACACCATTGGTTCAGTATTGCTGGACATCCTTTTACAAAGTAGGAGGTTGGGCTGCATCCTTCCTGCGTGCATTCGAAATGAAAAAGACGCTGGGTGGAGATCCTGAAATCCTTGATCCGGCAATTGCCGAATGCCGTTTTATGCTTGGTGTTACCTATTTTTATATAGGACGTGCTTTTGGAGATGCTCCTATCATCGATGATCCGGGTAAAATTGCTCTTGAAGGTGACTATAATCTCCCTAAGTATTATAAGGAAGATGTGCTGAAATATGCCATCGAACAAATGACACTTGCAGAGAAAGACCTTCCTGAAACAGATGTACCGGGCCGTGTAACTAAATCTTCAGCTAAAGCATACCTGGCTAAGATGTACCTCTATGTAAAGGATTACACAAATGCTGCTATTAAAGCCAATGAAGTAATCGGTTCAGGTAAATATGACCTGGTTTCTTCTGAAAGTTATGCTACAATGTTCAATAGCAGCACCATGAATAACAATATTGAATCGATTTTCTCCATTCAATACCAGTTGACAGGCAATCCATGGGGTGCCGGAAACCAACTGCAGTGCGACCGCGGACCGAGTAATCTTAATACTTCGGAATCGAGTATGTGGGAACTTTTCAGGCCATCAATAGATTTTGTAAGAAATGCCTTTGAAACCGGTGATGTTCGTCGTGCCGCAACCATTATGGAGCATGGGTGGTCAAAGCCAGATTGGAAGCCACAAACTGCTGATCCTGCTTACAACGAATTTATGGCCAATGGTTATAAATATGATACCGTTACTACCAGTCCTGCAAAAGCAGGTAGTGCTACCGGTGCAAATATTGCCAAGTATGTTGTTGGTCCGGGTATGTCCTATGGTGGTGAACAGGTTCTGGGAATGAATACCGGGCAGAATTTCATGATGATGCGTTTCTCAGATGTTTTGTTGATTTATGCTGAAGCTATTCTGGCCGGGAATGCATCAACAAGCGACGGTGCTGCTCTTGATGCTTTCAACCGTGTACGCACCCGTGCCGGACTTCCTTCAAAATCTTCTATAACCCTTGATGAAATTATGCGTGAACGTCGCGTGGAATTCGCATTTGAAGGTGATTATTGGTATGATATTCAACGCCAGGGATTTGCTAAAGCAAAACAAATTATCGAAGCCCAGGATCGTGGAACAGTTACCACCCCACTTCATGTTACTTTCACCGAAAACTATATGCACTTGCCTATTCCAGCCAGTGAAATCCTTCAGGATCCTGAATTAGCAAAAGATCCCATTCACTATTATGGTGGCAAATAA
- a CDS encoding acetylxylan esterase, which translates to MNKTLTKTAISFLLICTGFAAFAQNLLPQQWKFSTGDEITWSDPAFDDSGWITLSPERVWEQQGFGSYDGIAWYRVTFVIPSSYKKYLGKKGSFLLNLGMIDDCDETYFNGKIIGTTGTFPPETVTAHDKFRSYEIAWKLVRWDKPNTLAIRVFDGTGNGGIYAGPPALVIKELFEKISIIPQFKKGDHVFSGEDVIKLPITVENKSGLDIDGIMNVRITNQYGDQLETHHQPLRSASGSETETEINLDRVVPGFYKASVKIESGLFMKQMDIRFGYEPEKIVSKNDRPTDFEEFWSKAKADLKNVDPRYKLIRIDSLCTPSRNIYLVEMHSLGDVLIRGWYSVPSAPGRYPAILQVQGYSSTIFPSYVNYGEDIIGFGINIRGHGNSKDDVNPGFPGYLLYHLDDKDEYIYRGAYMDCLRAVDFLFSRIEVDTTRVGVEGASQGGALTFATAALAADRIAVCAPQVPFLSDFPNYFKVAAWPANEFTNYVEVEKKQSWEQVYRTLSYFDIKNLAPMIKAPMLMGVGLCDEVCPPVINFAAFNKVRAEKSYVIYPEAGHSLPNPHYALKMKWFREKFNLPSNK; encoded by the coding sequence ATGAATAAAACACTTACAAAAACGGCAATCTCCTTCCTGCTTATCTGCACCGGTTTTGCTGCATTCGCACAAAATCTGCTGCCTCAGCAATGGAAGTTCAGTACTGGAGATGAAATTACCTGGTCCGACCCGGCATTTGATGATTCCGGATGGATCACCCTTTCTCCGGAGCGTGTCTGGGAACAACAGGGATTTGGAAGTTATGATGGAATTGCATGGTATAGGGTCACCTTTGTAATTCCTTCATCTTATAAAAAATACCTGGGCAAGAAGGGTTCATTTCTTTTGAACCTCGGAATGATTGACGATTGTGATGAAACATACTTCAACGGTAAGATTATAGGAACAACCGGCACATTCCCACCTGAAACAGTTACGGCTCATGATAAATTCAGGTCTTACGAAATTGCCTGGAAACTTGTCAGGTGGGATAAGCCCAACACTCTTGCAATAAGGGTTTTCGATGGTACAGGAAATGGTGGAATATATGCCGGCCCTCCGGCCCTGGTGATTAAAGAGCTATTTGAAAAAATCAGCATCATTCCGCAGTTTAAAAAGGGAGACCATGTCTTTTCGGGTGAGGATGTAATCAAGCTGCCCATTACCGTTGAAAACAAATCAGGACTTGATATTGATGGCATTATGAATGTCAGGATTACCAATCAATATGGAGATCAACTGGAAACACATCATCAGCCTCTTAGGAGTGCCTCCGGCTCAGAAACTGAAACAGAAATTAACCTGGATAGAGTAGTGCCTGGTTTCTATAAAGCCTCGGTAAAAATAGAATCAGGGTTGTTTATGAAGCAAATGGACATCCGGTTTGGTTATGAGCCTGAAAAGATTGTTTCAAAGAACGACCGACCCACTGATTTTGAGGAATTCTGGAGTAAAGCTAAGGCAGATTTGAAAAATGTTGATCCCCGGTATAAGTTAATCAGGATAGATAGTTTATGTACCCCAAGCCGAAACATTTACCTTGTGGAAATGCATTCACTCGGCGATGTACTTATCAGGGGCTGGTATTCGGTTCCATCAGCTCCCGGCAGATACCCTGCTATTTTGCAGGTTCAGGGATACAGTTCAACCATCTTCCCATCCTATGTGAACTATGGAGAAGATATCATTGGTTTCGGAATTAATATCAGGGGACATGGTAACAGCAAAGATGATGTGAACCCCGGATTTCCCGGTTATTTGCTCTATCATCTTGACGATAAAGATGAATACATTTACAGGGGAGCTTACATGGACTGTCTCAGGGCTGTGGACTTCCTTTTTTCGCGAATTGAAGTGGATACCACCAGAGTAGGCGTTGAAGGTGCAAGTCAAGGAGGTGCCCTCACTTTTGCAACAGCAGCTTTAGCTGCCGACAGGATAGCTGTTTGTGCTCCCCAGGTTCCATTTCTCTCTGATTTCCCTAACTATTTCAAAGTAGCTGCTTGGCCTGCTAACGAGTTCACCAATTATGTGGAGGTTGAAAAAAAACAAAGCTGGGAACAGGTTTACCGGACATTGAGTTACTTTGATATTAAAAACCTTGCTCCAATGATCAAAGCTCCTATGCTTATGGGGGTTGGTTTATGTGACGAAGTATGTCCTCCGGTCATCAATTTCGCAGCCTTCAATAAAGTTCGGGCAGAAAAAAGTTATGTGATTTATCCCGAAGCCGGGCATAGTCTCCCGAATCCTCATTATGCATTGAAAATGAAATGGTTTCGGGAGAAATTTAATCTCCCATCCAATAAATAG